One window from the genome of Pararhizobium gei encodes:
- a CDS encoding diacylglycerol/lipid kinase family protein, producing MKIKAIFNRDGGTFRTTDMQAYGQKAEDVFREAGHQLEIAVVSGSDMGDVLEQTARRDDLDAMIAGGGDGTISSAAAVAWKNGMPLGIVPAGTMNLFARALKLPLDIWKVLDVLADSKIIDADIGSANGRAFVHQFSMGLHARMVRYRESYSFASRIGKIRASTRAAVGVIFNPPEFMIDFDMDGKRERRKVSALSVANNHFGANSLMYADDVTGGHLGIYTAPPLKPAGVAKLTLDILRGKFRESPLITEMSGVAIDLHFPHARRDTNCVIDGELLPVGRDVALRIHPGELKVLVPK from the coding sequence AAGATCAAGGCCATTTTCAATCGCGACGGGGGCACGTTTCGCACCACGGATATGCAGGCCTACGGCCAGAAAGCCGAGGACGTTTTCCGCGAAGCCGGGCACCAGCTTGAAATTGCCGTCGTTTCCGGATCGGACATGGGGGATGTGCTTGAGCAAACCGCGCGGCGCGACGATCTGGATGCGATGATCGCTGGAGGCGGGGACGGCACGATCTCGTCTGCTGCGGCGGTTGCCTGGAAAAACGGAATGCCGCTGGGCATCGTCCCGGCTGGAACCATGAATCTTTTTGCGCGGGCGCTGAAGCTGCCGCTCGATATCTGGAAGGTGCTGGATGTTCTGGCTGACAGTAAGATTATAGACGCCGATATCGGCAGCGCCAACGGTCGCGCCTTCGTGCATCAGTTTTCGATGGGCCTGCATGCGCGGATGGTGCGCTACCGCGAATCCTACAGCTTTGCATCCCGCATCGGCAAGATCAGGGCCAGCACCCGGGCTGCCGTCGGGGTGATCTTCAATCCTCCGGAGTTTATGATCGACTTCGACATGGACGGCAAGCGCGAGAGGCGCAAGGTTTCCGCCCTGTCTGTCGCCAACAATCATTTCGGAGCCAATAGCCTGATGTATGCCGATGACGTGACGGGCGGCCATCTGGGCATCTATACCGCCCCGCCTCTGAAGCCGGCAGGCGTCGCCAAGCTGACGCTCGATATCCTGCGCGGAAAATTCCGGGAAAGCCCGCTGATCACCGAAATGAGCGGGGTCGCGATCGACCTGCATTTCCCGCATGCGCGCCGGGATACGAACTGCGTGATCGATGGCGAATTGCTGCCCGTCGGCCGTGATGTTGCGTTGCGCATCCATCCCGGCGAGCTGAAGGTTCTCGTGCCGAAATAG
- a CDS encoding caspase family protein: protein MFKTFSRNWMPVLFVCLAALLLHVDGAAAAKRVALLIGNEKYEATSPLNNPANDVQLMKSSFEDAGFDDVTTVHDVDRASMVRALRDFEDKAAGAEVAIIYYSGHGMEMNGQNYLLPVDVSLKTDKDVEDEAIPLDRVQRSLEGATRLKLVILDACRNNPFEQSMTRSISTRAVSRGLARVEPESADLLVAFASKAGTVALDGEGKNSPFAEALSKYLTEPGVDVRIALGKVRDEVVAATNRGQEPFVYGSLGGAQIFLNIREININVTSGGDTQQVSPTGQSEAAADWQNIRDLADKDLIEVFLAKHGSDPVYKMLAEKKLKLLAEAEQTSAATPDEIAWDALKQSTDAAALTRFLERYPDSKHKAEAETQIAALEPKKGLNISLTGKDTQASRDCYLLAGEPQSMPGFLGVNFLKIDSSRAMTACAQAVNENPDDMMLVNMLGRAHDAGRNYVEARRNYQKAADGGNMYALTNLAWFSVYGTDGPVDVEKGRQMFEQAANAGNSYAQASLGWLYREGYGGVRQDFAEALKWYQVSADQGYANAMATIGWFYREGNGVAKDFNHSLAWYRKAAEAGDANAMSSLGWAYQNGLGTTQDYLEAKKWYENAANVGDSYSMALLGWFYDVGNGVPQDYGQARNWYEMAANAGSAYAMGNLSRLYDFGLGTKADAKEAARWAAASVEGGDPAKLQEMKASPNNFTPAFRKEIQALLKDRGFYSGPLDGEFGAATQNAMERLAKKS from the coding sequence ATGTTCAAGACTTTTTCCAGAAACTGGATGCCGGTTCTGTTTGTCTGCCTGGCAGCGCTGCTCTTGCATGTGGACGGCGCCGCCGCCGCCAAACGCGTCGCGCTGCTGATCGGCAATGAAAAATATGAGGCGACATCGCCGCTAAACAATCCGGCAAACGATGTGCAACTGATGAAATCCTCCTTCGAGGATGCCGGTTTCGATGACGTCACCACGGTTCACGACGTCGACCGCGCCTCCATGGTGCGGGCTCTCAGGGACTTCGAGGACAAGGCGGCCGGTGCCGAGGTCGCTATCATCTATTATTCCGGCCACGGCATGGAAATGAACGGCCAGAATTATCTCCTGCCCGTCGATGTCAGCCTGAAGACCGACAAGGATGTGGAGGATGAGGCGATCCCGCTCGATCGCGTGCAGCGATCGCTGGAAGGTGCGACACGGCTGAAGCTGGTCATTCTCGACGCCTGCCGCAACAATCCCTTCGAGCAATCGATGACGCGCTCGATCTCCACCCGCGCGGTCAGCCGCGGTCTGGCGCGTGTCGAGCCGGAATCGGCCGATCTCCTCGTTGCTTTCGCCTCGAAGGCCGGAACTGTGGCGCTGGACGGCGAGGGAAAGAACAGCCCCTTTGCCGAAGCCCTGTCGAAATACCTGACCGAGCCCGGCGTCGATGTCCGTATCGCGCTCGGCAAGGTCCGTGACGAAGTGGTTGCCGCCACCAACCGGGGCCAGGAGCCTTTCGTCTACGGGTCGCTGGGGGGCGCCCAGATTTTTCTGAATATCCGGGAAATCAATATCAACGTCACCTCGGGCGGTGACACGCAACAGGTCTCGCCGACCGGCCAATCGGAGGCGGCCGCCGACTGGCAGAACATCCGCGATCTCGCCGACAAGGACCTGATCGAGGTTTTTCTTGCGAAGCATGGTTCCGACCCGGTCTACAAGATGCTGGCGGAAAAGAAACTGAAGCTTCTTGCCGAGGCAGAGCAGACCTCTGCGGCCACGCCGGACGAGATCGCCTGGGATGCGCTCAAACAGTCCACGGACGCCGCCGCCTTGACCCGCTTTCTCGAGCGCTATCCCGACAGCAAGCACAAGGCCGAGGCGGAAACGCAGATCGCGGCGCTCGAGCCGAAGAAGGGATTGAATATTTCGCTGACCGGCAAAGACACGCAGGCTTCGCGTGATTGCTACCTTCTGGCCGGCGAGCCGCAGTCCATGCCCGGCTTTCTTGGAGTGAACTTCCTGAAGATCGATTCGAGCCGGGCAATGACGGCCTGCGCCCAGGCGGTCAACGAAAATCCTGACGACATGATGCTCGTCAATATGCTCGGCCGCGCCCATGATGCCGGTCGCAACTATGTCGAGGCGCGCCGCAACTACCAGAAGGCCGCCGATGGCGGCAACATGTACGCCCTGACCAATCTGGCCTGGTTCTCCGTCTACGGCACGGACGGGCCTGTCGATGTGGAAAAAGGCCGCCAGATGTTCGAACAGGCGGCCAATGCGGGCAATTCCTATGCCCAGGCCTCGCTGGGCTGGCTCTACCGCGAAGGCTATGGCGGCGTTCGCCAGGATTTTGCCGAAGCGCTGAAATGGTACCAGGTTTCGGCCGATCAGGGCTATGCCAATGCCATGGCGACGATCGGCTGGTTCTACCGCGAAGGGAACGGGGTCGCCAAGGACTTCAACCACTCGCTTGCCTGGTACCGGAAGGCGGCGGAAGCCGGCGATGCCAACGCCATGTCGTCGCTCGGCTGGGCCTACCAGAACGGGCTGGGTACGACCCAGGACTATCTGGAAGCCAAGAAATGGTACGAAAACGCGGCCAATGTCGGCGATTCCTATTCGATGGCGCTGCTCGGCTGGTTCTACGATGTCGGCAACGGCGTGCCGCAGGACTACGGTCAGGCGCGCAACTGGTACGAGATGGCGGCCAATGCCGGCAGCGCCTATGCGATGGGCAATCTGAGCCGCCTCTACGACTTCGGTCTCGGCACCAAGGCGGATGCGAAGGAAGCGGCGCGCTGGGCAGCCGCCAGCGTCGAGGGCGGAGATCCGGCGAAACTGCAGGAAATGAAGGCGTCTCCGAACAATTTCACGCCGGCCTTTCGCAAGGAAATCCAGGCCTTGCTCAAGGATCGCGGGTTTTACAGCGGCCCGCTCGATGGCGAGTTTGGCGCGGCCACCCAGAATGCGATGGAGCGTTTGGCAAAGAAGAGCTGA
- a CDS encoding PilZ domain-containing protein: MSMVMHLAEAKPGQLTTRYKHYYIERPCRILVIGEHLKTKTTYRCLLRHISIGGAMLDINAAVMLPKNFFLEIEGFREEIGCSQVHRYGSELGVRFNMQLASEFLSRLIRLDFKSGLL, from the coding sequence ATGTCGATGGTGATGCATCTGGCCGAGGCAAAGCCTGGTCAACTGACCACCCGCTACAAGCACTATTACATCGAGCGTCCTTGCCGCATTCTGGTCATCGGCGAACATCTGAAGACGAAGACCACCTATCGTTGCCTTTTGCGGCATATCTCGATCGGCGGTGCCATGCTTGATATCAATGCGGCTGTCATGCTCCCGAAGAATTTTTTCCTGGAGATCGAGGGATTTCGCGAAGAGATCGGATGCTCGCAGGTTCACCGGTACGGTTCGGAACTGGGCGTACGCTTCAACATGCAACTGGCATCCGAGTTCCTCAGCCGCCTGATCCGCCTCGACTTCAAGAGCGGTCTTCTCTGA
- a CDS encoding lysylphosphatidylglycerol synthase domain-containing protein, whose translation MNAGEHAGRGSWLVRNRMTVLSVMVILAYAAFVQWIWGWPQLAAQWREIGYAPVFGALMLLVATYFIRCYRIYDYFHDGVRGRFLSLFRVTQIHNLMNIMLPFRAGETSFPLLMRTEFAISLTRSTSALLLMRLLDLHALCAAAGIGFVMESGRGAYAWLLWGIFLVAPLLLFCLKGRALAIADRHLPEKLSKFLVEIEAGLPADAAGFLRAWLLTILNWAAKVAVLVWALFSIGVSPLGACFGGALGGELSSVLPVHAPAGVGTYPAGITAGAISFGAPAHGAGLDLLAGAAINVHVLILVSAIAGTILSVLLSPRR comes from the coding sequence ATGAATGCAGGAGAGCATGCCGGACGCGGCTCCTGGCTTGTCCGCAACCGAATGACGGTGCTCTCTGTCATGGTCATCCTTGCCTATGCCGCCTTCGTGCAATGGATCTGGGGCTGGCCGCAGCTTGCGGCGCAATGGCGAGAAATCGGTTATGCTCCCGTCTTCGGCGCTCTCATGCTGCTGGTCGCCACCTATTTCATCCGTTGCTACCGCATCTACGATTATTTCCATGACGGCGTCCGTGGCCGTTTCCTGTCTTTGTTTCGCGTCACGCAGATCCACAACCTGATGAACATCATGCTGCCTTTCCGGGCGGGGGAAACCAGTTTTCCGCTCCTGATGCGGACAGAATTCGCGATATCCCTGACCCGCAGCACCTCGGCGCTGCTGTTGATGCGCCTCTTGGATCTCCACGCCCTGTGTGCCGCCGCGGGGATAGGCTTCGTCATGGAAAGCGGCAGGGGAGCCTATGCCTGGCTGCTGTGGGGCATCTTCCTTGTCGCACCGCTGCTGTTGTTTTGCCTGAAGGGCAGAGCCCTGGCCATCGCCGACCGGCATTTGCCGGAAAAGCTATCGAAATTTCTGGTCGAGATCGAAGCCGGACTTCCCGCGGACGCGGCCGGCTTTTTACGGGCCTGGTTGCTGACGATTCTCAACTGGGCCGCCAAGGTCGCCGTGCTCGTCTGGGCGCTGTTTTCGATCGGTGTCAGTCCGCTTGGTGCCTGCTTTGGCGGCGCGCTCGGCGGCGAACTGTCCTCGGTGCTGCCTGTTCATGCACCGGCCGGGGTCGGCACCTATCCGGCCGGTATCACCGCCGGCGCGATCTCGTTCGGCGCTCCGGCCCACGGCGCGGGTCTCGATCTGCTTGCCGGTGCCGCCATCAATGTGCATGTACTGATCCTCGTATCGGCGATTGCCGGCACGATCCTTTCGGTGCTTTTGTCGCCGCGGCGCTGA
- a CDS encoding AMP nucleosidase → MNTRISSLSALSLATPEAFAPKSFDDATAAVDALTELYERNTKFLVDAFTELGRTGTPTSRFRACYPQVSIETSSFSHVDSRLSYGYVSAPGVYTTTVTRPKLFRHYLKEQLGLLIRSHGVGITVSESATPIPLHFAFEEGAYVEASMAENIEVPLRDLFDTPDLTTTDDEIANGAYEPGPGEPSPLAPFTAQRIDYSLARLSHYTATSATHFQNFVLFTNYQFYIDEFAAWARQQMAEGGNGYTCFVEPGNIRTQAGSDQPDSDLQLARMPQMPAYHLKKKGHGGITVVNIGVGPSNAKTITDHIAVLRPHAWLMLGHCAGLRNSQRLGDYVLAHAYVREDHVLDDDLPVWIPIPALAEVQVAMQDAVAEVTGYEGYDLKRIMRTGTVATIDNRNWELRDQRGPVKRLSQSRAIALDMESATIAANGFRFRVPYGTLLCVSDKPLHGELKLPGMATAFYKTQVSQHLQIGILALEKLAAMPPEKLHSRKLRSFFETAFQ, encoded by the coding sequence ATGAACACACGAATCTCATCTTTATCCGCCCTCTCCCTGGCCACACCGGAGGCCTTTGCGCCGAAGAGTTTTGACGATGCGACGGCAGCCGTCGATGCACTCACGGAACTTTATGAGCGCAACACGAAATTCCTCGTCGATGCCTTCACCGAACTTGGGCGAACGGGTACGCCGACCTCTCGCTTTCGGGCCTGCTATCCGCAGGTCAGCATCGAGACCAGCAGCTTCAGCCATGTCGATTCGCGGCTGTCCTACGGCTATGTCAGCGCGCCCGGCGTCTACACCACCACGGTGACACGGCCGAAACTCTTTCGCCATTACCTCAAGGAGCAACTCGGCCTGTTGATCCGCAGCCATGGCGTCGGCATCACAGTCTCTGAATCGGCAACGCCCATCCCCTTGCACTTCGCCTTTGAAGAAGGGGCCTATGTCGAGGCGTCGATGGCCGAAAACATCGAGGTGCCGCTGCGCGACCTCTTCGATACGCCGGACCTGACGACAACGGACGACGAGATCGCCAATGGCGCCTATGAGCCCGGACCCGGCGAACCTTCGCCCCTGGCGCCCTTTACCGCCCAGCGGATCGATTATTCGCTGGCAAGGCTCAGCCATTACACGGCAACCAGCGCCACGCATTTCCAGAATTTCGTGCTGTTCACCAACTACCAGTTTTATATCGACGAGTTCGCCGCCTGGGCACGCCAGCAGATGGCCGAGGGCGGCAATGGCTACACCTGCTTCGTGGAGCCGGGAAATATCCGGACGCAGGCAGGGTCCGACCAACCCGATTCGGACCTGCAGCTTGCCCGGATGCCGCAGATGCCTGCCTACCACCTGAAGAAGAAGGGCCATGGCGGCATCACCGTCGTCAATATCGGCGTCGGCCCGTCCAACGCCAAGACGATTACCGACCATATCGCCGTGCTTCGTCCGCATGCCTGGCTGATGCTCGGTCACTGCGCGGGCTTGCGCAACAGCCAGAGGCTGGGCGACTATGTGCTGGCGCATGCCTATGTGCGCGAAGACCACGTTCTTGACGATGACCTGCCCGTCTGGATCCCGATCCCGGCCCTGGCCGAGGTTCAGGTGGCCATGCAGGACGCCGTCGCGGAAGTGACGGGCTATGAAGGCTACGACCTCAAGCGGATCATGCGGACGGGAACCGTCGCCACCATCGACAACCGCAACTGGGAACTGCGCGACCAGCGCGGGCCGGTGAAGCGCCTGTCCCAATCGCGCGCCATCGCACTCGATATGGAATCGGCGACGATCGCGGCCAACGGTTTTCGCTTCCGTGTTCCCTACGGCACGCTGCTGTGCGTCTCGGACAAGCCGCTGCACGGCGAATTGAAGCTGCCCGGCATGGCAACAGCGTTTTACAAGACGCAGGTCAGCCAGCACCTCCAGATCGGCATCCTTGCCCTCGAGAAACTGGCTGCCATGCCGCCCGAAAAGCTGCATTCCCGAAAACTGCGAAGCTTCTTCGAGACCGCCTTCCAGTAA
- a CDS encoding DUF2147 domain-containing protein — protein sequence MIRTFIFAATTSVLMATAALSAEPIVGNWKTASGETAAIASCGGGYCITLKTGKFAGKRIGSMSGNGDSYSGEITDPANDKTYSGSASIAGNSLKMKGCVLKVLCKSQTWTRL from the coding sequence ATGATTCGAACATTCATTTTTGCGGCGACAACTTCGGTGTTGATGGCGACAGCCGCGCTTTCGGCTGAACCCATTGTCGGCAACTGGAAAACGGCAAGCGGCGAAACAGCGGCCATCGCCTCCTGCGGCGGCGGCTACTGCATTACACTGAAGACGGGGAAGTTTGCCGGCAAGCGCATCGGCAGCATGAGCGGCAATGGCGACAGCTATAGCGGCGAGATCACCGATCCGGCCAATGACAAAACCTATAGCGGCTCGGCATCGATCGCGGGAAATTCCCTGAAAATGAAAGGATGCGTCCTGAAGGTGCTCTGCAAGTCCCAGACCTGGACGCGCCTGTAG
- a CDS encoding DUF2177 family protein, with the protein MKTMLFAYAGTAVSLFIADAIWLGLVARTFYRNQLGDLMLPSPNLAIAAIFYIFFAVAVVLLAVMPGLKAGSLATAIGYGAVLGLAAYGTYDITNLSTLKGWPVTMSLVDMAWGTFVTAMSAGCGFLVARYFSDAAA; encoded by the coding sequence ATGAAAACCATGCTTTTCGCCTATGCCGGGACCGCCGTTTCTCTCTTCATAGCCGATGCCATCTGGCTGGGACTGGTGGCCCGCACCTTTTACCGCAACCAGTTGGGCGACCTGATGCTGCCATCGCCGAACCTCGCCATCGCTGCCATCTTCTATATTTTCTTTGCCGTTGCCGTGGTCCTGCTTGCGGTGATGCCGGGACTGAAGGCCGGATCGCTGGCTACCGCCATCGGCTATGGCGCCGTGCTCGGACTTGCCGCTTACGGAACCTACGACATCACCAATCTTTCCACTCTCAAGGGATGGCCGGTGACCATGAGCCTCGTCGACATGGCATGGGGCACTTTCGTCACGGCGATGTCTGCCGGCTGCGGCTTCCTTGTCGCCCGCTATTTTTCGGATGCCGCAGCGTAA
- a CDS encoding YnfA family protein: protein MPLYSFFIYSLAAAAEIAGCFAFWAWFKLDKPIWLLVPGMASLGLFAWLLTLVDSAAAGRTYAAYGGIYIAASLLWLWLVEGVRPDRFDLTGVALALIGSAVILAAPR, encoded by the coding sequence ATGCCGCTTTACTCCTTTTTCATCTACAGCCTTGCTGCAGCGGCGGAAATCGCCGGCTGCTTTGCCTTCTGGGCCTGGTTCAAGCTCGACAAGCCGATTTGGCTGCTTGTTCCGGGCATGGCAAGCCTTGGACTCTTTGCCTGGCTCCTGACGCTTGTCGATTCGGCGGCGGCCGGCCGTACCTATGCGGCCTATGGCGGGATCTATATCGCGGCCTCGCTCCTCTGGCTCTGGCTTGTCGAAGGCGTGCGTCCCGACCGTTTTGATCTTACCGGTGTCGCCCTGGCGCTGATCGGCAGCGCGGTTATCCTGGCGGCGCCGCGCTGA
- a CDS encoding glycosyltransferase family 2 protein, with product MDTILEANKDEAVAAEQVELSIVVPIFNEEDSIGPLVSRIRDAMGGFAGSWELILVDDGSSDATLANARKELADPLLHLRIVELQRNFGQTAAMQAGIDAATGRLIATLDGDLQNDPRDIPAMVAAIEERELDLLVGWRKNRQDGLFLRKIPSWCANHLIGKITGVKLHDYGCSLKIYKASIIKQVKLMGEMHRFIPAWVAGVVPSSRIGEMPVTHHAREHGSSKYGISRTFRVILDLLSVLFFMRYKARPGHFFGSIGLAAGALSGLVLIYLFTDKFVLGNDIGARPMLIVGVMLFLASVQLITTGILAEMMARVYSGENDTPPYIVRKVFDSTDRGA from the coding sequence GTGGATACCATTCTGGAAGCGAATAAAGACGAGGCAGTCGCAGCCGAGCAGGTCGAGTTGTCCATCGTGGTGCCGATTTTCAACGAAGAGGACAGCATCGGGCCGCTTGTATCGCGGATTCGCGATGCAATGGGCGGGTTTGCCGGCAGTTGGGAACTGATTCTCGTCGATGACGGCAGCAGCGATGCGACGCTGGCAAATGCCCGCAAGGAACTGGCCGACCCGCTGCTTCATCTGCGGATTGTTGAACTCCAGCGCAACTTCGGTCAGACCGCGGCCATGCAGGCCGGGATAGACGCGGCGACCGGACGGCTGATCGCAACCCTCGACGGCGACCTCCAGAACGATCCGCGCGACATTCCCGCCATGGTCGCAGCCATCGAGGAACGCGAACTCGATCTGCTTGTCGGATGGCGCAAGAACCGGCAGGACGGGCTTTTCCTGCGCAAGATTCCGTCCTGGTGCGCCAATCACCTGATCGGCAAGATCACCGGCGTCAAGCTGCACGACTACGGCTGCAGCCTGAAGATCTACAAGGCCTCGATCATCAAGCAGGTCAAGCTGATGGGCGAGATGCACCGCTTCATTCCGGCCTGGGTCGCGGGCGTCGTTCCGAGCAGCCGGATCGGCGAAATGCCGGTGACGCATCACGCACGCGAGCACGGATCGTCGAAATACGGGATTTCCCGCACCTTCCGGGTCATTCTCGATCTCCTGTCCGTGCTATTCTTCATGCGCTACAAGGCGCGGCCCGGCCACTTCTTCGGCTCGATCGGCCTCGCCGCCGGGGCGTTGAGCGGTCTCGTTTTGATTTATCTGTTCACGGACAAATTTGTGCTGGGGAACGATATCGGCGCGCGGCCAATGCTCATCGTCGGGGTCATGCTGTTTCTCGCCTCGGTCCAGCTTATTACGACGGGAATCCTGGCGGAAATGATGGCCCGTGTCTATTCCGGCGAGAACGACACGCCGCCCTATATCGTGCGCAAGGTTTTCGACAGCACCGACAGGGGCGCCTGA
- a CDS encoding pyridoxal phosphate-dependent aminotransferase, with translation MSAFSRFTPLITSLPSTVPFVGPEAIERQRGREISARIGANESGFGPAPSVLDAIAKASAGIWKYNDPENFELKQALAANFGTASDTIAIGEGIDGLLGQIVRMVIEPGKPVVTSLGGYPTFNFHVAGHGGRLVTVPYVDDREDLDGLLQAVRREDAPLVYLANPDNPMGSWWDAGSVVAFAKALPETCLLILDEAYGETAPTGSIPSIESLGDMPNVLRTRTFSKAYGLAGARVGYALGTPDNARAFDKIRNHFGMNRLATAAALAALADTAYLKDVLKQIAASRSRIAAIADRNGLRALPSATNFVAIDCGRDAAFARSIVDRLMADHGVFIRMPGVAPLNRCIRISTGPQADMDLLENALPKVLAALDTNNRQ, from the coding sequence ATGTCCGCTTTTTCCCGCTTCACCCCCCTCATCACATCCCTGCCATCCACAGTCCCTTTCGTCGGCCCCGAGGCGATCGAGCGGCAGCGCGGCCGGGAGATTTCGGCGCGTATCGGCGCTAACGAAAGCGGATTCGGGCCGGCGCCCTCGGTGCTTGACGCCATCGCCAAGGCTTCGGCCGGGATCTGGAAGTACAATGATCCCGAAAATTTCGAGTTGAAGCAGGCGCTCGCAGCGAATTTCGGCACCGCTTCGGACACTATAGCAATTGGCGAGGGCATAGACGGCCTTCTCGGCCAGATCGTGCGGATGGTGATCGAGCCCGGCAAGCCGGTCGTCACGTCGCTGGGTGGCTACCCGACCTTCAATTTCCATGTTGCAGGCCATGGGGGACGACTTGTCACAGTGCCCTATGTCGATGACCGGGAGGATCTCGACGGGCTGCTGCAAGCTGTGCGGCGCGAGGATGCGCCGCTGGTCTACCTCGCCAATCCGGACAATCCGATGGGAAGCTGGTGGGATGCCGGCAGCGTCGTCGCCTTTGCAAAGGCTCTGCCGGAGACATGTCTGCTCATTCTGGACGAAGCTTATGGCGAGACGGCGCCGACAGGTTCCATACCGTCAATCGAGTCGCTCGGCGACATGCCGAACGTACTGCGCACCCGGACTTTTTCAAAAGCCTACGGCCTCGCCGGGGCGCGGGTCGGGTATGCGCTGGGGACGCCGGACAATGCCCGCGCCTTCGACAAGATCCGCAATCATTTCGGCATGAACCGGCTCGCCACTGCGGCGGCACTCGCGGCTCTGGCCGATACAGCCTATCTGAAGGATGTGCTCAAGCAGATCGCGGCGTCCCGGAGCCGGATTGCTGCCATCGCCGACAGGAACGGTCTGCGCGCCCTGCCCTCCGCCACCAATTTCGTCGCCATCGACTGCGGCAGGGATGCGGCATTTGCCCGCTCCATCGTCGACCGGCTCATGGCCGATCACGGGGTCTTCATCCGCATGCCGGGCGTAGCGCCGCTCAACCGCTGCATTCGCATCAGCACGGGTCCGCAGGCAGACATGGATCTGTTGGAAAATGCCCTGCCGAAGGTTCTGGCAGCGCTTGATACCAACAATCGGCAATAG
- a CDS encoding PilZ domain-containing protein: MQNSTMYSAVSSKLYEERFERFIIGQAGTLMAVRPALGGVTTRSCKMMEISRGGAAFTVNTSIGLPEHYYLTIVGTKKRIGCAEVYRRDNRIQVHFIKPIDDEFLHQIVRLDFFTGQVGQSH; encoded by the coding sequence TTGCAGAACTCGACAATGTATTCGGCGGTCAGTTCAAAGCTCTACGAGGAGCGCTTCGAGCGTTTCATCATAGGACAAGCCGGAACGCTGATGGCCGTGCGGCCTGCGTTGGGTGGGGTTACGACACGGAGCTGCAAGATGATGGAGATCTCGCGGGGCGGAGCCGCCTTTACCGTCAACACGTCAATCGGCCTGCCGGAGCATTACTATCTCACCATCGTCGGCACGAAAAAGCGCATCGGTTGCGCGGAAGTCTACCGCCGGGACAACCGCATCCAGGTGCATTTCATCAAGCCCATCGACGATGAGTTCCTGCATCAGATCGTCCGCTTGGACTTCTTCACAGGCCAGGTGGGTCAAAGTCACTGA
- a CDS encoding sel1 repeat family protein, with the protein MARFDFQNISDAEMGGQNRADLFCVMGLMYATGRGRDIDFVTAHKWLNIAAIKGSERAATLRAELTKTMSKADLAAALRAAREWMTMH; encoded by the coding sequence ATGGCACGCTTCGATTTTCAGAACATTTCCGATGCCGAGATGGGCGGACAGAACCGCGCAGATCTCTTCTGTGTGATGGGCTTGATGTATGCAACCGGGCGTGGGCGAGACATCGACTTCGTCACAGCCCACAAATGGCTTAACATAGCGGCCATTAAAGGCTCCGAGCGTGCAGCGACGCTGCGCGCGGAGCTCACGAAAACCATGAGCAAGGCCGATCTCGCAGCGGCATTGCGCGCCGCCCGGGAGTGGATGACCATGCATTGA
- a CDS encoding glutathione S-transferase N-terminal domain-containing protein, with product MTAPIELYYWPTPNGWKITILLEELGIPYAVKYINISKGEQFAPDFLKIAPNNRMPAIIDPDGPGGAPISVFESGAILQYLGRKFGKFYPSDERARVDVDQWLFWQMGGLGPMAGQANHFRHYAPEKIEYGIQRYTNEVNRLYGVMNRRLADRPFLAGEYSIADMACLGWVRQYESNGQNLDDFANLKQWFETLSARPAVQAGFDIGREERERQKHLSEDKEAQKILFGQTAR from the coding sequence ATGACCGCACCGATCGAACTCTACTACTGGCCGACGCCGAACGGCTGGAAGATCACCATCCTGCTTGAGGAACTCGGCATTCCTTATGCGGTGAAGTACATCAACATCAGCAAGGGCGAGCAATTCGCGCCGGATTTCCTGAAGATCGCCCCGAACAACCGCATGCCGGCGATTATCGATCCGGACGGACCGGGCGGCGCGCCGATTTCCGTCTTCGAATCCGGCGCTATCCTTCAATATCTCGGGCGCAAGTTCGGCAAGTTCTATCCGTCGGACGAACGGGCAAGGGTGGATGTCGATCAGTGGCTGTTCTGGCAGATGGGCGGGCTTGGGCCGATGGCGGGCCAGGCCAATCATTTTCGGCACTACGCGCCTGAAAAGATCGAATATGGCATCCAGCGTTACACCAACGAGGTCAACCGCCTCTACGGCGTCATGAACAGGCGGCTGGCCGACCGTCCCTTCCTGGCCGGTGAATACTCGATTGCCGACATGGCCTGCCTTGGCTGGGTGCGCCAGTATGAAAGCAATGGACAGAATCTCGACGATTTTGCCAATCTGAAGCAATGGTTCGAGACGCTGAGCGCCCGCCCGGCTGTCCAGGCGGGCTTCGATATTGGTCGCGAAGAGCGGGAGCGCCAGAAACATCTGTCCGAAGACAAGGAAGCCCAGAAAATTCTGTTCGGCCAGACCGCACGCTGA